CTGGGAAGCGAACGCCTTCAGCGAGGCCTACAGCTTCCTGGAGGATCCCGACGAGAGCATCGCCACCATGGTGGCCATCAACATCACCGGTGCCCTGATGCTGCTCCGGCGGCTGATTCCGAGGCTGCTCGACTCCCCCCGGCCCCAGCTGATCCTCACCGGGTCCACCTCCGGCCTGCGCCGGAGCGGACAGCCGGAGGTGACCTTCGGCGCCTCGAAGTTCGCCCTCGCCGGCATCGCCGATGCCCTGCGGGAGAGCTTCCGGGACCAGCGGCTGGCGGTGACCTGCCTGCAGCTGGGCTACCTGAACACCGACGACGGCCTGGAGGTGGCGCCCGAGGCGGCCGCCCGGCGCGGTGGGGGCCAGCAGATTCCGCTGCACGATGTGATCCGGATCGTCTCGGCCCTGCTGCAGCTCTCGCCGGCGTCCTTCGTGCGCGAGCTGGTGCTGACCGCCATCGGCGACGAACGCTTCTGACGTTCGAAGCGCCCCTACGGTGCCGCCACCCCACCGCCGGCACCGAAGCCATGCACACCCTGGGCCCGGGACCTTGGCTGTCCGGCCTGCTGCTGCTGCAGACCACCCTGCTGGCGGGCACGCTGGCGCCGGGCGGGCCGGCGCTGGCCCAGGCGGCCGATCCGGCGGCGGGCCTGGTGCTGCAGCCGGCCACCTACCCCAGCGTGCTCGGCCAACCACCGGCCCCCGGCAGCCGCCCGGAGCCGGACGATCTGGCCATCCCGCGCTGGAACCAGCGCAGCCGCATGCCGGCAGGGATCGTGCACAGCTGGCGCTTCCTGAACCGCAATCTCAGCGTCTTCGATGCCGCCGTGGGCGCCGACCTGGCCCGCACCTCCCCCCTCCTCCACGCAGGACTGCCGGCCTTCCTCGAGCGGGCCGATGGGCTCAAGGATCCGCTCACGGATGCGGTGGCCCGGCCACGCCCCGTCCTGAGCCAACCGGATCTGAAGCCCTGCCTGCCTCTGGAGAGCTCCTGGTCGTTCCCCAGCGGCCACGCCACCTGGTTTGCCACCGCGTCCCTGCTGCTGGTCGACCTGCTGCCGGAGCGGCGGGAGCGGCTGCTGCCGGTGGGTCTCCAGGGGGGCTACGTGCGTGCCTACGGCGCCATGCACCACCCCAGTGATGGGCTGGCGGGCCGGCCCCTGCTGGCGGATTGATCGCGTTCAGGGCCACGGTTCGCGGCGCCCAGCTCAACGGACTGGGGCTGCTGCTCACCCCGCTGGTGCTGCTGCACCGCTCCGTGCAGGGCTGGCCCTGGCCCTTGAGCGGATGATCTGGCGGGAGCTGATCGAGGACGAGGTCCCCGCCAACCCGCTCGTCAGCCTGCTGGCCTTCCTGCTGTTCTCCGGCCTTTGCCTGCTGGTCAGCCTCCAGGGGGGCGTGGGCTACGTGATCGGCCTGCTGCTGTTCCTGCTGCCGATGGAGTGGCTGATGGCCCGGCTGGGCTACGGCGCGCCGCTGCAGCGGCGGGTGCAGCTGCAGAGCTGGGGCGACCGCCTCCGCCTGTTCGCGGACATGCCGGAGGGCAGCGAACGCCTGGAGCTGGGGCGGGCCGCCGTCACGGCCGTGCTGATCCGCCAGGCCAGCGTCCTGCTGGCGCCGCTGGGGGAGCGGTCCCTGGGCTGGGATCTGGTTCTGGCTGTGGCCGATCCCGTTGGGGAGCACCTGCTGGCCCGTGCCGCCGGCTTCTCCGGCGCCTGGCAGCGGGGCCACGCCCTGGCCGCCGATCTGGGGGTGCCCCTGCGCCTGGCCGGCGACCTGGACACCAGGCAGCTCGTCGGGTCCCGGCCGGGCGGGCCGCAGCCGGACAATGTCTGGAGGCTGGAGACCGGGGCCGCCAGCACGCGGCTGATCCGCAGCCGCCGCGGCGTGGGCGCGGCCCAGTGGTGGCGCTCCTTCGCCGAGCAGGGCAGGGATCTGCTGTTCGTCGCCGTGCTCAACACCGTGATGGTGAAGTACGGCGGCTTTCT
This genomic stretch from Cyanobium gracile PCC 6307 harbors:
- a CDS encoding SDR family NAD(P)-dependent oxidoreductase, whose protein sequence is MLIYNVGVWEANAFSEAYSFLEDPDESIATMVAINITGALMLLRRLIPRLLDSPRPQLILTGSTSGLRRSGQPEVTFGASKFALAGIADALRESFRDQRLAVTCLQLGYLNTDDGLEVAPEAAARRGGGQQIPLHDVIRIVSALLQLSPASFVRELVLTAIGDERF
- a CDS encoding phosphatase PAP2 family protein, producing the protein MHTLGPGPWLSGLLLLQTTLLAGTLAPGGPALAQAADPAAGLVLQPATYPSVLGQPPAPGSRPEPDDLAIPRWNQRSRMPAGIVHSWRFLNRNLSVFDAAVGADLARTSPLLHAGLPAFLERADGLKDPLTDAVARPRPVLSQPDLKPCLPLESSWSFPSGHATWFATASLLLVDLLPERRERLLPVGLQGGYVRAYGAMHHPSDGLAGRPLLAD